In Kushneria marisflavi, the following are encoded in one genomic region:
- the ybgF gene encoding tol-pal system protein YbgF yields MKHSLVRLCGAGALVLPLSVWASAQTESFYNQAATGSGTGTLQIFNRLQSQEQDINQLRGQIEELRHQLEQQTKLSQQRYLDLEERLSGSQGDSGASSDNSGNASGSGDPITQAASGGSQSSTSSSTSASSNDAQGAYQAAFSHVQKREFDQAISAFEAFNRDYPQSGLNGNAWYWLGELYSAKSQLDKSSAAFSKVISDYPQSNKVPDAMYKLGLVYARQGKGSESQNMLKKVISEHSESDAAGLAREFMQKTSG; encoded by the coding sequence ATGAAACACAGTCTTGTTCGACTGTGCGGCGCGGGAGCCTTGGTGCTCCCGCTGTCCGTTTGGGCATCCGCACAAACAGAATCCTTTTATAATCAAGCCGCCACAGGTTCCGGCACTGGCACTCTGCAAATCTTTAACCGTTTGCAGAGCCAGGAGCAGGATATCAACCAGTTGCGTGGTCAGATTGAAGAACTTCGTCATCAGCTGGAACAGCAGACAAAGCTGTCGCAACAGCGCTACCTTGACCTTGAAGAGCGCTTGAGTGGTTCTCAGGGCGATAGCGGTGCTTCATCCGATAATAGTGGCAATGCTTCCGGCAGTGGCGACCCGATTACTCAGGCAGCTTCCGGTGGTAGTCAATCCTCCACATCCTCGAGTACATCCGCTTCTTCCAACGATGCTCAGGGTGCATATCAGGCTGCTTTTTCACATGTTCAAAAGCGTGAATTTGATCAAGCCATTTCCGCTTTCGAAGCCTTTAATCGCGACTACCCGCAATCCGGTTTAAATGGAAATGCCTGGTATTGGCTGGGTGAGCTTTATTCTGCCAAATCACAGCTGGACAAGTCTTCGGCTGCTTTTAGCAAGGTCATTAGTGACTACCCGCAAAGCAACAAGGTGCCCGATGCCATGTACAAGCTGGGCCTTGTTTATGCGCGTCAGGGAAAGGGTTCTGAAAGTCAGAACATGCTGAAAAAGGTCATTAGCGAGCATTCAGAGAGTGATGCAGCAGGCCTGGCACGCGAGTTCATGCAGAAAACCAGCGGCTGA
- the ubiG gene encoding bifunctional 2-polyprenyl-6-hydroxyphenol methylase/3-demethylubiquinol 3-O-methyltransferase UbiG has product MTETQRSNVDPGEIAKFDDLASRWWDREGECKPLHDINPLRLDYIDQRAGLTGHRVIDVGCGGGILSEAMAHRGAEVTGIDLGEAPLSVARLHQQETGVEVDYRCISAEDMADQQPGSFDIVVCFEMLEHVPDPGSVIKACARMAKPGGHVFFSTINRNPKSWAMAIVGAEYVLNLLPRGTHSFQRFIRPSELARWARQANLEVRDITGMIYNPFTRHYRLSSKDLDVNYFMHTRVSQS; this is encoded by the coding sequence ATGACTGAAACACAGCGTTCCAACGTTGATCCGGGTGAAATTGCCAAATTCGATGATCTTGCCAGTCGCTGGTGGGACCGTGAAGGTGAATGCAAGCCCCTTCACGATATCAACCCCTTACGCCTTGATTATATCGATCAGCGTGCAGGCCTTACCGGTCATCGTGTGATCGATGTCGGCTGTGGCGGAGGCATCCTCAGTGAAGCCATGGCCCATCGCGGCGCAGAAGTCACCGGCATCGATCTGGGCGAAGCGCCGCTGTCTGTTGCCCGCCTTCACCAGCAGGAAACGGGTGTAGAGGTCGACTATCGCTGCATCAGTGCGGAGGATATGGCGGACCAGCAGCCGGGCAGCTTTGATATCGTGGTCTGCTTTGAAATGCTGGAGCATGTCCCCGACCCCGGAAGCGTTATTAAAGCCTGCGCTCGTATGGCCAAACCCGGTGGCCATGTCTTCTTTTCGACGATCAACCGAAACCCGAAATCATGGGCGATGGCCATCGTGGGTGCCGAGTACGTCCTGAACCTTTTGCCACGTGGCACCCACAGCTTCCAGCGGTTTATTCGGCCTTCCGAGCTCGCACGCTGGGCAAGACAGGCCAATCTTGAAGTGCGTGACATTACAGGCATGATCTACAACCCCTTCACCCGTCACTATCGGCTCTCAAGCAAGGATCTGGACGTCAACTATTTCATGCATACCCGTGTGTCTCAGTCATGA
- a CDS encoding HAD-IA family hydrolase encodes MAILFDLDGTLVDTAPDLAQATNALRQEHGLSPLPYSDIRREVSHGGSALVTLALGLGKQEAGHNEARALLLEHYGQNVAEKSHLFAGFPEVLDHYRRTQRPWGIITNKPREYAVPLLKALEIEPDVLLCADDLPVKKPDPAPLLEAARRLGIEPEKCWYIGDHLRDIQAANNAGMTAIAVKYGYLRQEDAPDEWPASQFFETPEALCKVLLQQKIREAGDL; translated from the coding sequence ATGGCTATCCTGTTTGACCTGGATGGCACTCTGGTTGACACCGCCCCGGATCTGGCTCAGGCAACCAATGCGCTCAGACAGGAACATGGACTGTCACCGCTGCCTTACAGTGATATTCGACGGGAAGTATCTCATGGCGGAAGCGCCCTGGTAACGCTGGCACTGGGACTGGGAAAGCAGGAGGCAGGCCATAATGAAGCACGAGCGCTTTTGCTTGAGCACTATGGCCAAAATGTTGCCGAGAAGAGCCACCTTTTTGCTGGCTTTCCGGAAGTACTCGACCACTATCGCCGCACACAACGCCCATGGGGAATAATTACCAACAAGCCCAGAGAGTACGCAGTACCCTTGCTCAAGGCGTTGGAAATAGAACCCGATGTGCTGTTATGCGCTGATGATCTCCCCGTAAAAAAACCGGATCCCGCACCGCTTCTGGAGGCAGCAAGGCGCCTAGGTATTGAGCCAGAAAAGTGCTGGTATATTGGTGATCATCTTCGCGACATTCAGGCAGCCAACAATGCCGGCATGACAGCCATTGCCGTAAAATACGGCTATCTTCGACAGGAAGATGCCCCCGATGAGTGGCCTGCGAGTCAGTTTTTCGAGACGCCGGAAGCACTTTGCAAAGTCTTGCTACAGCAGAAAATTCGTGAAGCAGGCGATCTCTAA
- a CDS encoding nucleotide sugar dehydrogenase gives MQVVVHGSELSAATAAAALSMVGHQVYWWPHPAQPWNVLSETDWIRNEPGLYHQLSQSIDNGSLTLCESSKSLPSASIYWLAVSSDQRNDADHWVEQTLGREPHDFVLVNNSTFPIGHTEVLETLLRKERQVAVALPDMLEEGRALATFTRPDSWILGSEDDWATRQIGELLRAFNRRENSVRLMPRRAAELTKLAVIGMLATRVSYMNELASLADSLEVDIELVRQAMGSDRRIGREYLYPGCGFGGPSFARNLYRLSTIRAREGQPNGLIEQVVQVNEQKQEELFRKLWQYYDGNLEGRTVAIWGAAFKPGTARIAHAPVLRLLDALWAQGVHVRLHDPAALPAIEHYYGQHPLLTLAGTAQSACENVDALLLVTEWKEYWNPDWRRLSTLMTTPLILDGRNIYDPGFVAQHGFCYRGIGRSANPQERATDDDR, from the coding sequence ATGCAGGTGGTAGTGCATGGAAGCGAACTGAGTGCAGCAACGGCCGCCGCTGCACTTTCAATGGTAGGCCACCAGGTATACTGGTGGCCGCACCCTGCTCAGCCATGGAATGTCCTGTCCGAGACGGACTGGATCAGAAATGAGCCGGGGCTTTATCACCAGCTCTCTCAGAGCATCGATAACGGGTCGCTCACACTTTGTGAGAGCTCCAAGTCGCTGCCGAGCGCCAGTATCTATTGGCTGGCTGTTTCGTCGGATCAGCGCAACGATGCTGACCATTGGGTCGAGCAGACGCTGGGGCGCGAGCCGCACGACTTCGTACTGGTCAATAACAGTACATTTCCGATCGGTCATACAGAAGTGCTTGAGACACTGCTGCGCAAGGAGCGTCAGGTTGCGGTGGCACTGCCGGATATGCTGGAAGAGGGCCGGGCCCTGGCCACCTTTACGCGTCCCGACAGCTGGATTCTTGGCAGTGAAGATGACTGGGCGACCCGCCAGATTGGCGAGCTTTTAAGAGCCTTCAATCGTCGTGAAAACAGCGTCCGTTTGATGCCGAGACGTGCCGCTGAGCTGACCAAGCTTGCCGTTATCGGCATGCTGGCCACACGTGTCAGCTACATGAATGAATTGGCCAGTCTGGCCGACAGCCTTGAGGTGGATATTGAGCTGGTACGTCAGGCGATGGGATCTGATCGCCGTATCGGCCGCGAATATCTCTACCCCGGGTGTGGTTTTGGCGGCCCCAGCTTTGCTCGCAATCTTTATCGCCTGTCGACCATTCGGGCTCGCGAAGGCCAGCCCAACGGGCTGATTGAGCAGGTTGTACAGGTCAACGAGCAAAAGCAGGAAGAGCTCTTTCGCAAGCTCTGGCAGTATTACGATGGTAATCTGGAAGGGCGTACGGTGGCGATCTGGGGGGCAGCCTTCAAGCCTGGCACTGCTAGGATCGCGCATGCACCGGTCCTTCGCCTGCTGGATGCGCTCTGGGCGCAGGGCGTGCACGTCAGACTTCACGACCCCGCAGCATTGCCGGCCATCGAGCACTACTACGGCCAGCATCCTCTTTTGACGCTTGCAGGGACTGCGCAGTCGGCCTGTGAAAACGTGGATGCCCTGTTGTTGGTCACGGAGTGGAAGGAGTACTGGAATCCGGACTGGCGTCGTCTATCGACTTTGATGACAACGCCTCTGATTCTGGACGGTCGTAACATTTACGACCCCGGTTTCGTGGCGCAGCACGGCTTCTGCTATCGCGGCATCGGGCGGAGTGCCAATCCGCAGGAGAGAGCAACAGACGACGATCGCTGA
- the galU gene encoding UTP--glucose-1-phosphate uridylyltransferase GalU has product MIRKAVLPVAGFGTRCLPASKAIPKEMITIVDKPVIQYVVQEAVKAGIKEIVLVTHSSKSAIENHFDKHFELETQLEAKGKKELLDELRNIIPDDVSIISVRQPEALGLGHAILCARPVIGDDAPFAVLLPDVLVDDEGMTRNDLGGMIDAYDQTGAAQIMVQNVPAEVAYKYGIVALEGETPEAGKSEKITGMVEKPETGTEPSTLAVIGRYLLPGSIFPVLAETRPGAGNEIQLTDAIDTLRSKQDVAAYRMEGETFDCGHQLGYLEATLSFARRHPKYGEGFRELLKRYQSEA; this is encoded by the coding sequence ATGATTCGTAAAGCAGTATTGCCTGTCGCCGGTTTTGGTACTCGTTGTCTTCCCGCCTCCAAGGCCATTCCCAAGGAGATGATCACCATTGTCGACAAGCCGGTGATTCAGTATGTCGTTCAGGAAGCGGTCAAGGCCGGCATCAAGGAAATTGTTCTGGTCACTCATTCTTCGAAATCAGCCATCGAAAACCATTTCGACAAGCATTTCGAGCTTGAAACCCAGCTTGAAGCAAAGGGCAAGAAAGAGCTTCTTGATGAGCTGCGCAACATTATCCCGGACGACGTCTCCATCATCAGCGTTCGTCAGCCTGAAGCTCTCGGCCTTGGTCACGCCATTCTTTGCGCGCGCCCGGTCATCGGCGACGATGCTCCGTTCGCGGTACTGCTGCCGGACGTTCTGGTCGATGATGAAGGCATGACGCGCAACGATCTGGGTGGCATGATTGATGCCTATGATCAAACGGGCGCCGCTCAGATCATGGTTCAAAATGTACCGGCTGAAGTCGCTTACAAGTACGGCATCGTGGCGCTGGAAGGTGAAACCCCTGAAGCCGGCAAGAGCGAAAAGATCACAGGCATGGTAGAAAAGCCTGAAACCGGTACCGAGCCTTCTACACTGGCTGTTATCGGCCGTTATTTGCTGCCCGGCAGTATCTTTCCGGTACTGGCTGAAACACGTCCCGGTGCAGGTAACGAAATTCAGCTGACTGACGCCATCGATACCTTGCGCAGCAAGCAGGATGTTGCTGCCTATCGTATGGAAGGTGAAACTTTCGACTGCGGTCATCAGCTTGGTTATCTGGAAGCGACACTGTCGTTTGCACGCCGTCATCCCAAGTACGGTGAAGGATTCCGCGAGCTGCTGAAGCGCTATCAAAGCGAGGCATAA
- the tamA gene encoding autotransporter assembly complex protein TamA: MIAGTSTRRLLLLALLMTGICQSSAVFAIDADVKGVRSELATNIRNYLQSLNIPENADTQSYSAEVTQKTRDALRPFGYYEPDVSVSFRDREHVTVKVDHGEPVRVRSVVVRIEGEARDDEPFQQALQANPLEDMEGKRLLHTPYETLKSRLTALALERGYFDARYQQSRIEVHPWEHAAYISLIFESGERYRFGDIFVTGSQIREERLRKMAPFDPNDRYLATDVARYSQRLGDSGWFRSISVRPRLDERSGQSAPTRVTSSSDAVIEGPEGKRQNFQDAVRTQKKPQRATVPIDVNVTPEDRHKFETGIGYSTDVGPRINFGWEMPWLNDRGDSLNNDLVLSGPEQTLTGEYNIPLANPARDNYYMRYGFKNTDRTESDTRSFESSVSLGREWRFENDWIQNAYVRTTYEDFTQGDEEDKVLLFIPGMSWSRTRTDDTRFPMWGDRQDILVEGSSDIWGSDANFLRTRLDSQWIRSLGENNRFVGRATVGATSTSDFSQVPPSLRFFTGGDSSVRGYEYETIAPENSDGDLLGGKHLLVGSLEYQRQVAKNWWGATFVDAGNAFNEWWPNELKKSAGVGVRWISPVGPVRMDIAHPFDSEEDSWRLHFGIGPEF, from the coding sequence ATGATCGCCGGTACATCTACCCGCAGGTTGCTGTTGTTGGCCCTGCTGATGACCGGTATTTGTCAGTCATCGGCCGTGTTTGCCATTGATGCCGATGTAAAGGGGGTGCGTAGTGAGCTGGCCACCAATATTCGCAACTATCTTCAGTCCCTCAATATCCCTGAAAACGCTGACACGCAAAGCTATAGCGCTGAGGTGACACAAAAGACCAGAGATGCTCTGAGACCCTTTGGCTATTACGAACCCGATGTCTCGGTCAGCTTTCGAGACCGTGAGCACGTGACGGTCAAGGTTGATCATGGTGAACCCGTGCGTGTTCGTTCAGTCGTGGTTCGCATCGAAGGTGAGGCAAGGGATGACGAACCTTTCCAGCAGGCGCTTCAGGCCAATCCGCTGGAAGACATGGAAGGCAAACGGCTCCTTCACACCCCGTATGAAACGCTCAAGTCCCGTCTGACCGCCCTGGCCCTTGAGCGGGGCTATTTCGATGCCCGTTACCAACAAAGCCGCATCGAGGTTCATCCCTGGGAGCATGCTGCCTACATATCGCTGATCTTTGAAAGCGGAGAGCGCTACCGCTTCGGCGATATCTTCGTTACCGGCAGCCAGATTCGTGAAGAGCGCCTGCGCAAAATGGCGCCCTTTGATCCCAATGATCGATATCTGGCCACGGATGTCGCCCGCTACAGTCAGCGCCTTGGCGACTCGGGCTGGTTTCGAAGCATCAGCGTTCGGCCTCGACTCGACGAGCGCTCAGGTCAAAGTGCGCCAACCAGGGTGACGTCATCATCGGATGCGGTGATAGAAGGCCCCGAAGGCAAGCGTCAAAATTTCCAGGATGCTGTCAGGACGCAGAAAAAGCCGCAACGAGCGACTGTGCCTATCGATGTCAACGTCACCCCGGAAGACCGACACAAGTTCGAAACCGGTATTGGTTATTCAACGGATGTGGGGCCACGAATCAATTTTGGCTGGGAGATGCCGTGGCTCAATGATCGCGGAGATAGCCTTAACAATGATCTGGTGCTGTCAGGGCCGGAGCAAACCCTGACGGGCGAGTACAATATACCGCTGGCCAATCCTGCGCGTGATAACTATTACATGCGCTACGGCTTTAAAAATACCGATCGAACTGAAAGTGATACCCGCAGCTTTGAAAGTTCGGTGTCTCTGGGACGAGAGTGGCGTTTTGAAAATGACTGGATTCAAAATGCTTATGTACGTACCACCTATGAAGACTTCACCCAGGGGGATGAAGAGGACAAGGTGTTGTTGTTCATTCCCGGCATGAGCTGGTCGCGCACGCGCACGGACGACACCCGGTTTCCCATGTGGGGGGATCGACAGGACATTCTGGTAGAAGGCTCCAGTGATATCTGGGGATCGGATGCCAACTTTTTGCGTACGCGCCTCGATAGTCAGTGGATCCGTAGCCTTGGCGAGAACAATCGGTTTGTAGGACGCGCCACGGTCGGGGCCACCAGCACAAGTGATTTCAGTCAGGTGCCGCCTTCGCTGCGTTTCTTCACTGGTGGCGACAGCAGCGTGCGTGGCTATGAATACGAAACCATTGCCCCTGAAAACAGCGACGGCGACCTGCTGGGGGGCAAACATCTTCTGGTTGGCTCATTGGAATACCAGCGTCAGGTGGCCAAAAACTGGTGGGGTGCCACCTTCGTGGATGCTGGTAATGCCTTCAATGAGTGGTGGCCGAATGAACTCAAGAAAAGCGCAGGCGTAGGCGTGCGATGGATTTCACCCGTTGGGCCGGTTCGCATGGATATCGCCCATCCCTTTGATAGTGAGGAGGACTCTTGGCGTCTGCACTTCGGCATCGGCCCGGAATTTTGA
- a CDS encoding superoxide dismutase encodes MPLELPSLPYATDALAPVISEHNLRMHHEGVHAGYLKRLNTLLEDDESTTRSLEHIMGTGRGEAQACACQAWNHTFLWQCLTPWYHPPGQAITVALAARWGSLEAFQEAFVASAMAHFMGGWTWLVYTPQGRLDIHNAADAGSPLLRGFIPLLTVDVWEHAWYADYGNDRRKYLQKLWDIINWPFVEQCLEDAVATAEGRRNRLHA; translated from the coding sequence ATGCCCCTTGAACTGCCCTCCCTGCCCTATGCGACAGATGCATTGGCGCCCGTGATTTCAGAACACAATCTACGTATGCACCACGAGGGGGTTCATGCAGGTTATCTAAAGCGTCTGAACACTCTGCTCGAAGATGATGAATCCACGACACGCTCGCTCGAACACATCATGGGAACCGGCCGCGGAGAGGCTCAGGCCTGTGCCTGCCAGGCATGGAACCATACCTTTCTCTGGCAGTGCCTGACGCCCTGGTATCATCCGCCCGGACAAGCCATCACGGTGGCGTTGGCAGCACGCTGGGGAAGTCTGGAAGCGTTTCAGGAAGCTTTCGTGGCCAGTGCCATGGCGCACTTCATGGGCGGCTGGACATGGCTGGTATACACACCACAGGGTCGACTGGACATCCATAATGCCGCCGATGCAGGCTCACCCCTGCTCAGGGGCTTCATTCCTCTGCTGACCGTTGACGTTTGGGAGCATGCCTGGTACGCCGACTACGGAAACGATCGACGCAAATATCTTCAAAAACTCTGGGATATTATCAACTGGCCCTTTGTGGAACAGTGTCTTGAGGATGCCGTAGCGACTGCAGAAGGCAGGCGCAATCGGCTACACGCCTGA